Proteins encoded within one genomic window of Streptomyces taklimakanensis:
- a CDS encoding caspase, EACC1-associated type, translated as MAGRHALIVANDVYEHEGLSRLAAPAHDARALQSVLADPQIGRFRVTVVHNRPAHVVRREIANFFADRKPDDFLLLHFSCHGLKGASGALYFAGSDTVPTRLSATAVSARFVDQEMTESRARRIALFLDCCYGGAFSRGVRARSADAIDGESAFPAAASGADGAGDGRGRMVITASGATEYAFEDDRLARTDRQGPSVFTGALVHGLRTGEADTGGDGLVDLDELYDYVYARVRATTRHQTPQKWVDASGKLVVGWVPLSARLKGTPLPDDLVARTGGQAPADRLAGVRELRRILLDDDVERAVGAMDLLHRLTEDDSKEVSAAATAALEEAQLKAVPDRVELGTAPDDGAGGASAAGPPATRTVRLVGSPLARVFQAGTTSSWITVEHSEPFDPSGGWVRIGVDSGALPEHSGPLRGSVGIVNRLGEFEIPVTAPARGPLWPRAAGVTLPRPGWLLDRRVLLGLAAVTVGTWPFSEVSTLTGANLVGAGFFLLRSALLLVGVLLLDRPGTKGAVGRGLVAASTVYHLADGLSLLAAHSDVYALLGLSATVLLLAGLALRLWPHRAALGRLRPTELVGNRLVYIVSAALAGRFLMLFVALPETGVTTVDAIGLPAALCAVLPMGLLCVAAASAELRDALPRVFVVAAVAAYYGPELYFLLGSLFAGEYVYVGNALVSRYPAPGYILVQAAFAAVLALATAVPLWRGGTSPSKAPVPPNVPPPPPTPPASPPTPPSPPRSS; from the coding sequence GTGGCGGGACGCCATGCCCTGATCGTGGCCAACGACGTCTACGAACACGAGGGGCTCAGCCGCCTGGCGGCCCCGGCCCACGACGCCCGTGCCCTTCAGTCCGTGCTGGCCGACCCGCAGATCGGCCGGTTCCGGGTCACGGTGGTCCACAACCGGCCCGCCCACGTCGTCCGACGGGAGATCGCGAACTTCTTCGCCGACCGCAAGCCCGACGACTTCCTGCTGCTCCACTTCTCCTGCCACGGTCTGAAGGGCGCGTCCGGCGCGCTGTACTTCGCCGGTTCCGACACCGTGCCGACCCGGCTGTCCGCGACGGCGGTCTCCGCCCGCTTCGTCGACCAGGAGATGACCGAGAGCCGCGCCCGGCGGATCGCCCTCTTCCTCGACTGCTGCTACGGCGGGGCCTTCTCGCGCGGCGTACGGGCCCGCTCGGCGGACGCGATCGACGGGGAGAGCGCCTTCCCCGCGGCGGCCTCCGGGGCCGACGGCGCCGGTGACGGCCGGGGCCGGATGGTCATCACGGCCTCCGGCGCCACGGAGTACGCCTTCGAGGACGACAGGCTGGCCCGAACGGACCGGCAGGGGCCGTCGGTCTTCACCGGCGCGCTCGTCCACGGACTGCGCACCGGCGAGGCGGACACCGGCGGGGACGGTCTGGTCGACCTGGACGAGCTGTACGACTACGTCTACGCGCGGGTGCGCGCCACCACCAGGCACCAGACCCCGCAGAAGTGGGTGGACGCCTCCGGCAAGCTGGTCGTCGGCTGGGTGCCGCTGTCCGCACGGCTGAAGGGCACCCCCCTCCCCGACGACCTGGTCGCCCGGACGGGCGGGCAGGCGCCCGCCGACCGGCTGGCGGGGGTGCGGGAGCTGCGGCGGATCCTGCTCGACGACGACGTCGAACGGGCGGTCGGCGCCATGGACCTGCTGCACCGGCTGACCGAGGACGACAGCAAGGAGGTGTCCGCGGCCGCGACCGCCGCCCTGGAGGAGGCACAGCTCAAGGCCGTCCCCGACCGGGTCGAACTGGGAACGGCGCCGGACGACGGAGCCGGCGGGGCGTCGGCCGCCGGGCCGCCGGCCACGCGCACGGTACGGCTGGTGGGCTCGCCCCTGGCGCGCGTCTTCCAGGCCGGCACCACGTCGAGTTGGATCACCGTGGAGCACAGCGAGCCCTTCGACCCGTCGGGCGGGTGGGTCAGGATCGGCGTCGACTCCGGGGCGCTGCCGGAGCACTCCGGTCCGCTGCGCGGTTCGGTCGGCATCGTCAACCGGCTGGGCGAGTTCGAGATACCCGTCACCGCGCCGGCGCGCGGACCGCTGTGGCCCCGGGCGGCCGGTGTCACCCTCCCCCGGCCCGGCTGGCTCCTGGACCGGAGGGTGCTCCTGGGCCTCGCCGCCGTGACCGTCGGGACCTGGCCGTTCTCCGAGGTGTCCACCCTGACCGGGGCGAACCTCGTCGGCGCGGGCTTCTTCCTGCTGCGCTCGGCGCTGCTCCTGGTCGGGGTCCTCCTGCTGGACCGGCCCGGGACGAAGGGGGCGGTGGGCCGGGGCCTGGTCGCCGCGAGCACCGTCTACCACCTCGCCGACGGACTGTCCCTGCTGGCCGCCCACTCCGACGTGTACGCGCTGCTGGGCCTGTCGGCCACCGTGCTGCTCCTGGCCGGACTGGCGCTGCGGCTGTGGCCGCACCGCGCGGCCCTGGGCCGGTTGAGACCGACGGAACTCGTCGGGAACCGGCTGGTGTACATCGTCTCGGCGGCGTTGGCGGGCCGGTTCCTCATGCTGTTCGTGGCGCTGCCGGAGACGGGCGTGACGACGGTGGACGCGATCGGGCTGCCCGCGGCCCTCTGCGCCGTCCTCCCGATGGGTCTGCTCTGCGTCGCCGCGGCGTCGGCCGAGCTCCGCGACGCGCTCCCGCGCGTCTTCGTCGTCGCGGCCGTCGCCGCCTACTACGGCCCCGAGCTGTACTTCCTCCTGGGCTCCCTGTTCGCCGGGGAGTACGTCTACGTGGGCAACGCCCTGGTCTCCCGGTACCCGGCCCCCGGGTACATCCTCGTCCAGGCCGCCTTCGCCGCGGTGCTCGCCCTGGCCACGGCCGTACCGCTGTGGCGCGGCGGGACGTCGCCGTCGAAGGCTCCGGTGCCTCCGAACGTCCCGCCGCCACCGCCGACTCCGCCGGCTTCACCGCCGACTCCGCCGAGTCCGCCGCGCTCCTCGTAG
- a CDS encoding dihydrofolate reductase family protein produces the protein MRKFKLQVQVGIDGYMAGPNGEMDWMTVPWSDDLNAHVDALTRSVDCIVLGRRLAEGFIPAWAAGPEGEDQASIDFMNNTPKVVVSDSLAESPWENATVAGGDLAETVRKLKAQPGGDIITYGGSTLVSNLIAGKLLDELHLFVNPTALGSGLPVFPDTGAHHGFRLVDARPFDCGIVALHYEPRRS, from the coding sequence GTGCGGAAGTTCAAGCTCCAGGTCCAGGTCGGCATCGACGGATACATGGCCGGTCCGAACGGCGAGATGGACTGGATGACGGTCCCGTGGAGCGACGACCTCAACGCCCACGTCGACGCGCTCACCCGGTCGGTGGACTGCATCGTGCTGGGGCGCAGGCTCGCCGAGGGGTTCATCCCGGCCTGGGCGGCCGGGCCCGAGGGCGAGGACCAGGCGTCCATCGACTTCATGAACAACACGCCCAAGGTCGTCGTCTCCGACTCCCTGGCCGAGTCGCCCTGGGAGAACGCCACCGTAGCCGGCGGCGACCTCGCCGAGACCGTGCGCAAGCTCAAGGCCCAGCCGGGCGGGGACATCATCACCTACGGCGGCAGCACGCTCGTCTCGAACCTGATCGCCGGGAAGCTGCTGGACGAGCTCCATCTGTTCGTCAATCCGACCGCGCTCGGCTCCGGGCTGCCCGTGTTCCCCGACACCGGCGCCCACCACGGGTTCCGCCTGGTCGACGCCCGGCCGTTCGACTGCGGGATCGTCGCCCTGCACTACGAGCCGCGGCGCTCCTGA
- a CDS encoding DUF3817 domain-containing protein, translating into MTGVRALRIAAGAEAVSLALLTANLLTMHAEAVTSLVGPLHGTAYLATVVAARQATTAADTSARWYALVPGVGGPLALRRVERTPTPTARRE; encoded by the coding sequence GTGACCGGCGTGCGCGCCCTGCGGATCGCCGCCGGCGCCGAGGCGGTCTCCCTGGCCCTCCTGACGGCCAACCTCCTCACCATGCACGCCGAGGCGGTCACCTCGCTCGTCGGTCCACTGCACGGCACCGCCTACCTCGCCACCGTCGTGGCCGCCCGGCAGGCCACGACCGCCGCCGACACCAGCGCGCGGTGGTACGCCCTGGTGCCCGGCGTCGGCGGACCGCTCGCCCTGCGCCGCGTCGAACGGACGCCCACACCCACCGCCCGGCGGGAATGA
- a CDS encoding helix-turn-helix transcriptional regulator: MKKADAVRGHLDGLLLAVLEPGPLHGYAIITAVQRRSAGALELRTGTVYPALNRLERLGLLRSDWDSVGERRRRRYELTDAGRRTLADERAAWREFTAAIGAVLEPPARPGHAV; this comes from the coding sequence ATGAAGAAGGCGGACGCGGTGCGGGGACATCTGGACGGACTGCTGCTGGCCGTGCTCGAACCGGGGCCGTTGCACGGCTACGCGATCATCACGGCCGTGCAGCGGCGCAGCGCCGGCGCGCTGGAGCTGCGCACGGGCACGGTCTATCCCGCGCTCAACCGGTTGGAGCGGCTCGGGCTGCTCCGCAGCGACTGGGACTCCGTCGGCGAGCGGCGGCGGCGCCGCTACGAACTCACCGACGCCGGACGCCGGACCCTGGCCGACGAGCGGGCGGCCTGGCGGGAGTTCACCGCGGCCATCGGCGCCGTCCTGGAGCCCCCCGCGCGTCCGGGGCACGCCGTATGA
- a CDS encoding GlsB/YeaQ/YmgE family stress response membrane protein — translation MEITGILTAIVVGIVIGVLGRLVLPGRQRIGFLWTIVVGIAAALIGTFVAAGLGVASTNGIDWIQILIQVVLAAVGIAALERAKVRA, via the coding sequence ATGGAGATTACCGGCATTCTCACCGCGATCGTCGTGGGTATCGTCATCGGCGTCCTGGGGCGCCTGGTGCTTCCCGGCCGTCAGCGCATCGGCTTCCTGTGGACGATCGTGGTCGGTATCGCCGCGGCCCTGATCGGTACGTTCGTCGCGGCGGGGCTCGGCGTCGCCAGTACGAACGGCATCGACTGGATACAGATCCTGATCCAGGTCGTGCTGGCCGCGGTGGGCATCGCGGCCCTGGAGCGCGCCAAGGTCCGCGCCTGA
- a CDS encoding permease prefix domain 1-containing protein, protein MSAADRPTGRVEAAEHEAAEQYGSVEEYARALASALHGPARARERLVAEIRAGLADTVEAHVDGGVPRDRALASAVREFGTVAELAPACRRELTVAQARHTARTVLLTAPLPAVCWYLVALAHGSGHHPPRAVQVPVVSFAGVAIVTALFALAVLAATGPLARRLPTPRRLPLAAAWTGTAAGASLALATLALAVSSPLATHWPPVALAGVLTAVSHAAVAVSSRACRACARA, encoded by the coding sequence ATGAGCGCCGCCGACCGACCGACGGGGCGCGTCGAGGCCGCCGAACACGAGGCCGCCGAACAGTACGGCTCGGTCGAGGAGTACGCCCGGGCCCTGGCCTCCGCCCTGCACGGACCGGCCCGCGCCAGGGAGCGGCTGGTGGCGGAGATCCGCGCCGGCCTCGCGGACACGGTGGAGGCGCACGTCGACGGGGGCGTGCCCCGCGACCGGGCCCTGGCGTCGGCCGTGCGCGAGTTCGGCACCGTGGCGGAGCTGGCGCCGGCCTGTCGGCGGGAGTTGACCGTCGCCCAGGCCCGGCACACCGCTCGGACCGTGCTCCTGACCGCGCCGCTTCCGGCCGTCTGCTGGTACCTGGTGGCCCTCGCCCACGGATCCGGCCACCATCCGCCACGCGCCGTCCAGGTGCCGGTCGTGTCCTTCGCGGGCGTCGCGATCGTCACCGCGCTGTTCGCCCTGGCGGTACTGGCGGCCACCGGGCCCCTCGCCCGCCGGCTGCCCACGCCGCGTCGGTTGCCCCTGGCCGCCGCGTGGACCGGCACCGCCGCCGGCGCGTCCCTGGCGCTCGCCACGCTCGCCCTCGCCGTGAGCTCTCCCCTGGCCACGCACTGGCCACCGGTCGCGCTCGCCGGCGTGCTCACCGCCGTGTCCCACGCGGCGGTGGCGGTCTCGTCCCGCGCCTGCCGGGCGTGCGCCCGCGCCTGA